The sequence CATGGTCGATGAGCGTGGCAGTGACATTGTTATAATTCGGCCGCGCACATTCACCGAAAATATGCGGCAACACCAGATCAGTGTAGCGCGGCGCAAATTCGCCGAGCAGCTCGCCCGCGATGCGTTTCGAGCGGCCATAGAAATTGTCGCGCTCCGCATGGATGGAGTTGGCATAGACGACGTGGGGCTGCACACCGGCTGACTCGCAGGCTTCGATAAGTTGGCGGGCAATAGCGGGATTGGCTGCCTCGACTTCATCGGGCTCCCCGCGATTCACACCAGCAAAATGCAAGATTGCTTCGACGCCGCTGAGTGCAGCAGCCAGCTTGTCAGCATTCGCGAAGCTAGCGCGGTTCAGCAGAACCAATTCATGCGGCGGAGCTTCGCCCTGAAACTTCGCCGCGCAATTTACGGCGTGAATCCGCCCTGCAGCATGCCAACCAAGCAAGCCTGCTGAGCCGGTAACGGCAATCTTCATGCTTGTTCGGCCTGCCAGCTCGCCAATTCGGCCTGCACTTCAGGCAATGACAGGAGCAACTCCTTGACCCCTTCGACGCTCAACCGTTCGGTATTATGCGAATGGAAATCTTCGCTTGGTGGCGGGGTCTCGTTACCTTCATTGAAATAGGCGTTATAATTGAGGTCGCGATTGTCGATCTGCAGCCGCCAGTAATCGCCCATGTCCTCCGCGCCCTCCAGCTCCTGTTGGGTTGCGAGAGTTTCAAACAGCTTTTCAGAATGTCGCCAGCCGATAGTCTTTACTTCGTGCCCGGCCACACCAAACAATTCGAGCAATGCGGTTACCAGATCACCAATCGTCGCAGCGGGGGCTTTGCGCACAAAGAGATCGCCCTGACGCGAATGTTCCAACGCGAATAGCACCAGCGAGACGCTGTCACGCAGCGGCATAAGGAAGCGGGTCATTTCAGGTTCGGTGATGGTGATCGGCAGACCGGATCTTATCTGTTTGATAAATAGTGGTATTACGCTGCCACGCGAATACATCACATTGCCATAACGAACGCTCGACAGGATCGTTTTAGCATCTGGTCCAATTTCGCGGGCCCGGCTCTGCACCAGCTTTTCCATCATGGCTTTCGACATACCCATCGCATTGATCGGCAACACCGCCTTATCGGTAGACAGGCAAACCAATCGCCGAACATCGTGCTGAATCGCCGAGCGAATAACATTTTCAGAACCGAGGATATTTGTTCGCACCGCTTCGAGCGGGAAGAATTCGCAACTCGGTACCTGTTTCAATGCTGCTGCGTGAAACACCGCATCAACGCCGTTGGTTGCGCGGTCGACGCTGTCACGTTCGCGCACATCGCCGACATAGAACCGTACGCGGGAATCAGCGAGCTGCGTTCTAAGCGCATCTTGCTTCTCTTCGTCGCGGCTGAGGATACGAATTTCGGAAACCCCGCTATCGAGCAGGCCCCGCAGCATCGTTTTCCCGAAAGAGCCGGTACCGCCGGTGATCAAAACTTTGTCGAGAGCCATTAAGTTTCCGTGCCAATCCGCAAGCAATGAGAGTGCGACAGGGCGTTACCGCCTGCACGCCCGCGATGCAAAGCCAAGTTTGACAACGTATCTCGTAGATCAGCCCGCTAGGCGAAGATTGTCCTTGCCGGCCTGCGGAACGGGCTGGTCAGGCCAGATACCGCGCGTGTCATAGGCGATGATGTGGCTGCGTTCCTCAGCGGGAATCACGCGGAATACGTCGTGATCCACCAGAACAATCATGATGCCGCAGCTTTCCAGCGCCGTGTCGACGTCAACCAGCTTTGCTCCGGTATCGTCAAATTCGCGCGGTAGCTCTTGCGCATAAGGTTCGACTACATTGATCCGTTCACCGAATTTGCGCGCCAAGCTGGCCGCCACAAAACGCGCCGGACTTTCGCGGAAGTCATCGATATTCGCTTTGAAGGCTAGCCCGAGGCACGCGACCGGTACGCCGGGATTGTTTTCGACCAGCTCTATTGCGCGGGCAATGACATGGTGCATCTTGGCGTCGTTCACTTCGCGGG comes from Altererythrobacter sp. ZODW24 and encodes:
- a CDS encoding polysaccharide biosynthesis protein, coding for MALDKVLITGGTGSFGKTMLRGLLDSGVSEIRILSRDEEKQDALRTQLADSRVRFYVGDVRERDSVDRATNGVDAVFHAAALKQVPSCEFFPLEAVRTNILGSENVIRSAIQHDVRRLVCLSTDKAVLPINAMGMSKAMMEKLVQSRAREIGPDAKTILSSVRYGNVMYSRGSVIPLFIKQIRSGLPITITEPEMTRFLMPLRDSVSLVLFALEHSRQGDLFVRKAPAATIGDLVTALLELFGVAGHEVKTIGWRHSEKLFETLATQQELEGAEDMGDYWRLQIDNRDLNYNAYFNEGNETPPPSEDFHSHNTERLSVEGVKELLLSLPEVQAELASWQAEQA